In Actinomycetota bacterium, a single genomic region encodes these proteins:
- a CDS encoding acyl-CoA carboxylase subunit beta — protein sequence MEMIRSTIDPRSAEFSAYRAAMLEATEMVAAEHRKVLTIGGERYIERHRARGKLLVRERIDRIIDPDTPFLELMPLAGWGGNDPLGASSVAGIGIVSGVETLITGSDLTVKGGTATATGVRKALRAQEIALRNRLPYLQMVESGGAALDQQAEVFVPGGATFKNYTRLSAAGIPVISLVFGSSTAGGAYQPGMSDYVVMVKNQAEVYLGGPPLVKMAIDEDADPEALGGAEMHSRISGLSDYLAVDEMDALRIGRGIMAHLNWRKLGPGPSLPPDPPVYDTDELLGIVPDDLRVPFDMREILARILDGSRLEEFKPLYGTQLVAGWGSIWGYPIGVLANNGILFSQESQKGTQFIQLCNQIDTPIVFLQNITGFMVGTTYEQGGIIKHGSQLINAVSNSTVPHFTLMIGASYGAGNYAMAGRAYDPRFVFTWPSHRIGVMGGKQLAGVLDIVARSSAASRGEEVDEENLEQRKQFLEMKMDHESQALYATGRIWDDGIVDPRASRTVLGIAISAAHNQVIEGVKGGWGVFRM from the coding sequence ATGGAGATGATCCGGTCCACGATCGACCCCCGGTCGGCGGAGTTCTCGGCCTACCGCGCCGCGATGCTCGAAGCCACCGAGATGGTCGCCGCCGAGCACCGCAAGGTCCTCACCATCGGTGGAGAGCGATACATCGAACGGCACCGCGCCAGAGGCAAGCTGCTGGTGCGTGAGCGGATCGACCGGATCATCGACCCCGACACTCCTTTCCTCGAGCTGATGCCGCTCGCCGGGTGGGGCGGCAACGACCCTCTCGGCGCATCCAGCGTGGCGGGGATCGGGATCGTCTCCGGTGTCGAGACCCTCATCACCGGTTCCGATCTGACCGTGAAGGGAGGGACGGCGACCGCCACCGGTGTCCGCAAGGCTCTCCGGGCCCAAGAGATAGCGTTGCGCAACCGGTTGCCGTATCTCCAGATGGTCGAATCCGGCGGGGCGGCACTCGACCAGCAGGCAGAGGTCTTCGTCCCCGGCGGCGCCACGTTCAAGAACTACACGCGGCTGTCCGCAGCCGGCATCCCCGTCATCTCGCTCGTCTTCGGATCCTCCACCGCGGGAGGCGCCTACCAGCCGGGGATGAGCGACTACGTGGTGATGGTGAAGAACCAGGCGGAGGTCTACCTTGGCGGTCCGCCGCTGGTCAAGATGGCAATCGACGAAGATGCCGACCCCGAGGCCCTCGGCGGGGCAGAGATGCATTCGCGCATCTCGGGGCTCTCCGATTACCTGGCGGTCGACGAGATGGACGCCCTCCGTATCGGACGCGGCATCATGGCGCACCTCAACTGGCGGAAGCTCGGACCCGGTCCGTCCCTGCCGCCGGACCCTCCCGTCTACGACACCGACGAACTCCTGGGCATCGTTCCCGATGACCTTCGCGTCCCGTTCGACATGCGCGAGATCCTCGCGCGCATCCTCGACGGGAGCCGTCTCGAGGAGTTCAAGCCGCTCTACGGAACGCAGCTCGTCGCCGGCTGGGGATCGATCTGGGGATACCCGATCGGCGTTCTCGCCAACAACGGAATCCTCTTCTCCCAGGAATCCCAGAAGGGAACCCAATTCATCCAGCTGTGCAACCAGATCGACACGCCGATCGTGTTCCTACAGAACATCACCGGGTTCATGGTCGGAACCACCTACGAACAGGGCGGCATCATCAAGCACGGCTCGCAGCTCATCAACGCCGTCTCCAACAGCACCGTACCCCACTTCACCCTGATGATCGGCGCCTCGTACGGGGCGGGGAACTACGCCATGGCGGGAAGGGCGTACGATCCACGGTTCGTGTTCACGTGGCCGTCGCACCGGATCGGCGTGATGGGAGGAAAGCAGCTCGCAGGCGTTCTCGACATCGTTGCCCGATCTTCGGCTGCCTCCAGGGGCGAGGAGGTCGACGAGGAGAACCTGGAGCAGCGCAAGCAGTTCCTCGAGATGAAGATGGACCATGAGTCGCAGGCTCTGTACGCAACCGGCAGGATCTGGGACGACGGCATCGTCGACCCGCGTGCATCCAGGACGGTGCTCGGGATCGCCATCTCCGCGGCCCACAATCAGGTCATCGAGGGGGTCAAGGGGGGCTGGGGAGTGTTCCGGATGTGA